In Brachypodium distachyon strain Bd21 chromosome 2, Brachypodium_distachyon_v3.0, whole genome shotgun sequence, one genomic interval encodes:
- the LOC100824692 gene encoding AAA-ATPase At3g50940 codes for MAMASPNNKALERYKSAVTAAASVMGAAMLLRRVVADFLPAGTSLGALLLLPPASARRHAVLIEEFDGALYNRVFLAAKAYVSTLLAAAPSSVPLMKASLPRGSGADQRVLLALRPGTAVVDVFGGAKLTWRLSRQQGRRGEDGGTREAFKLSFDAQHKDMVLGAYLPAVMARVEAMSQGQRQPRLYSNEWGKWRAVRLRNASTLATVAMDAELRQAVVEDLDRFLTRKEYYRQTGRAWKRGYLIHGPPGTGKSSLVAAISNHLHFDVYDLDVGGVRNNTELRKLLIRMKNRSILLVEDVDCALATAPRREGDGGSDGSSLAPAASKNHKVTLSGLLNMVDGLWSSSGHERILVFTTNHKDRLDPALLRPGRMDMHIHMGYCGFVAFRELAANYHGVDDHHPLFPEIEALLREVEVAPAEVAERLLMTDAADAAVEMVAKLLRDRKAGTGEEDGAGGYVKQKLHVGGPRRPRRLAPAPAPRRGGVGAASARRPVLGEEMGGSSRRGQGRGSGTGRHGRGRGRR; via the exons atggccatggcatcCCCAAACAACAAAGCGCTGGAGCGGTACAAGAGCGCCGTGACGGCGGCCGCGTCCGTCATGGGTGCGGCCATGCTGCTGCGCCGGGTTGTCGCCGACTTCCTCCCGGCGGGCACGTCCCTCggcgcgctgctcctcctgccccccgcctccgcccggCGCCACGCCGTGCTCATCGAGGAATTCGACGGCGCCCTATACAACCGCGTCTTCCTGGCGGCCAAGGCGTACGTCTCCACGCTCCTGgccgcggcgccgtcgtccGTGCCGCTGATGAAGGCCAGCCTGCCGCGCGGGTCCGGCGCGGACCAGCGCGTCCTGCTCGCCCTCCGCCCCGGCACGGCCGTCGTCGACGTCTTCGGCGGGGCCAAGCTCACGTGGCGCCTCAGCAGGCAGCAGGGCAGGCGCGGGGAGGACGGCGGCACGCGCGAGGCGTTCAAGCTCAGCTTCGACGCGCAGCACAAGGACATGGTGCTCGGCGCGTACCTGCCGGCCGTCATGGCGCGCGTCGAGGCCATGTCGCAGGGGCAGAGGCAGCCCAGGCTCTACAGCAACGAGTGGGGCAAGTGGCGCGCCGTGAGGCTCCGCAACGCCTCCACGCTGGCCACGGTGGCCATGGACGCCGAGCTGCGGCAGGCCGTGGTGGAGGACCTGGACAGGTTCTTGACGCGGAAGGAGTACTACCGGCAGACGGGGAGGGCGTGGAAGAGGGGGTACCTCATCCACGGGCCGCCCGGCACCGGCAAGTCCAGCCTGGTCGCCGCGATCTCCAACCACCTCCATTTCGACGTGTATGACCTGGATGTCGGTGGCGTCAGGAACAACACCGAGCTGAGGAAACTGCTGATTCGGATGAAGAACAGGTCCATATTGCTGGTGGAGGATGTCGACTGCGCTCTGGCGACGGCGCCGCGGAGAGAAGGGGATGGAGGCTCCGATGGGAGCAGCCTGGCCCCGGCTGCGTCCAAGAATCACAAG GTCACTCTGTCGGGACTGCTCAACATGGTGGACGGCCTGTGGTCCAGCAGCGGGCACGAGCGGATCCTCGTCTTCACCACGAACCACAAGGACCGGCTGGACCCGGCGCTGCTCCGTCCGGGCCGGATGGACATGCACATCCACATGGGCTACTGCGGCTTCGTCGCCTTCAGGGAGCTCGCGGCCAACTACCACGGCGTTGACGACCACCACCCGCTCTTCCCGGAGATCGAGGCGCTGCTGCgtgaggtggaggtggcgccggccgAGGTCGCGGAGAGGCTGCTCATGaccgacgccgccgacgccgccgtggagATGGTCGCGAAGCTGCTGAGGGACAGGAAGGCCGGCaccggggaagaagacggcgccggcgggtacGTCAAGCAGAAGCTCCACGTAGGGGGGCCTCGGCGCCCGCGTCGCTtggccccggcgccggcgccccgtCGAGGCGGCGTGGGTGCTGCCAGTGCCAGGCGGCCCGTGCTTGGCGAGGAAATGGGCGGTTCCTCGCGACGAGGACAGGGGCGTGGATCAGGGACAGGGCGGCATGGACGAGGACGGGGGCGGCGGTAG